The Antedon mediterranea chromosome 7, ecAntMedi1.1, whole genome shotgun sequence genome has a segment encoding these proteins:
- the LOC140055602 gene encoding uronyl 2-sulfotransferase-like yields the protein MSIGYIKYYGERPINKLPTTSCCRSDSNTTSAKKEKLFLDKKSSDMNKFILPIKSDSKNKSGPNSMPIIKSTNGRRKFPRRKKKRFFYWEELKQTMHYLPLGSTFDTNTEERIIFNRVPKCGSRTVLDIFKYLANRNQYNMISSTIYGPLHLPENKKALIKELILAAEPPVLFQRHMHFLSFPNSSRVRYINIIRDPIDRFISEYYFIRFGDDRNPMNFSGTDQEKYQTINECVLKRRPECSGNRLQYIIPFFCGHNPQCSLLNSSIPLEMAKTNIQQSFVTLGLLDEIEDTFAVLEKALPRLFQGATAEIVRRQKQKKNKQFQTKSKVMPTEEVNKILLKEMYWEYQLYDYVKERLKNQKKTLGIKR from the exons ATGAGCATCGGATATATCAAATATTACGGAGAACGACCAATCAACAAGCTTCCAACAACATCATGTTGCCGCTCAGACTCTAATACGACGTCAGCTAAAAAAG aGAAATTGTTTCTCGATAAGAAATCAAGTGACATGAACAAGTTTATTTTGCCAATCAAATCAGACTCGAAAAACAAGAGTGGGCCTAATAGTATGCCTATTATTAAATCAACGAATGGTCGACGAAAGTTTCCTAGGAGGAAAAAGAAGAGATTTTTTTATTGGGAAGAATTAAAACAGACAATGCATTATCTACCTTTAGGCAGCACATTTGATACAAACACG GAGGAACGAATAATCTTCAACCGGGTACCTAAGTGTGGAAGTCGAACTGTTTTAgatattttcaaatatttagCGAACAGAAACCAGTATAATATGATAAGCTCTACAATATATGGCCCTCTTCATCTACcagaaaataaaaag GCTTTGATAAAAGAATTAATTCTGGCGGCGGAACCTCCGGTTTTATTCCAGCGTCATATGCATTTTTTAAGTTTTCCAAA CTCATCAAgagttagatatataaacataattcGAGATCCCATAGACAGGTTCATATCGGAGTACTACTTCATACGTTTTGGCGACGACAGAAATCCTATGAACTTTTCGGGTACAGATCAAGAGAAATATCAG ACCATTAACGAATGTGTACTAAAACGACGCCCTGAATGCTCAGGGAATAGACTTCAGTATATAATTCCATTCTTTTGTGGACACAACCCTCAGTGCAG tttgttAAATAGTTCAATTCCTTTGGAGATGGCTAAAACTAACATACAACAAAGCTTCGTAACGTTAGGACTACTTGATGAAATTGAAGACACATTTGCTGTCCTAGAAAAAGCATTACCTCGATTATTTCAGGGGGCTACTGCTGAAATTGTTCGACGCCAAA agcaaaagaaaaacaaacaatttcaaacGAAGTCTAAAGTGATGCCAACAGAGGAAGTCAACAAAATTCTattaaaagaaatgtattgGGAATATCAATTATACGATTATGTAAAAGAACGCTTAAAAAATCAGAAGAAAACTCTGGGTATCAAAAGGTGA
- the LOC140055189 gene encoding tubulin alpha-1A chain-like yields MRECISVHVGQAGVQMGNACWELYCLEHGIQPDGKMPSDSTIGGGDDSFSTFFSETGAGKHVPRAVFVDLEPTVVDEIRTGMYSRLFHPEQLITGKEDAANNYARGHYTVGKLTIDLALDRIRKLADQCTGLQGFLVFHSFGGGTGSGFTSLLMERLSVDYGKKSKLEFAIYPAPQVSTAVVEPYNSILTTHTTLEHSDCAFMVDNEAIYDICRRNLDIERPSYTNLNRLIGQIVSSITASLRFDGALNVDLTEFQTNLVPYPRIHFPLATYAPVVSTEKAYHEQLSVAEITNACFEPANQMVKCDPRHGKYMACCLLYRGDVVPKDVNAAIATIKTKRSIQFVDWCPTGFKVGINYQPPTVVPGADLAKVQRAVCMLSNTTAIAEAWARLDHKFDLMYAKRAFVHWYVGEGMEEGEFAEAREDLAALEKDYEEVGVDSADDAGEEGEEY; encoded by the exons atg cGTGAATGTATTTCAGTACACGTGGGTCAGGCCGGTGTCCAGATGGGCAACGCCTGTTGGGAGTTGTACTGTTTAGAGCATGGGATCCAACCTGACGGCAAGATGCCTAGCGATAGTACAATCGGAGGCGGAGATGATTCTTTCAGTACCTTCTTCAGTGAGACAGGGGCTGGCAAACACGTTCCACGTGCTGTATTCGTCGATTTAGAGCCTACAGTTGTTG ATGAAATTCGAACTGGAATGTACAGTCGCTTGTTCCACCCAGAGCAGTTGATAACAGGAAAGGAGGATGCGGCAAACAACTATGCTAGAGGTCACTATACTGTTGGGAAACTCACAATTGATCTTGCTTTGGACAGGATCAGAAAACTG GCTGACCAGTGTACTGGCTTGCAGGGATTCCTGGTTTTCCACAGCTTTGGTGGTGGCACTGGATCTGGATTCACTTCCCTTCTCATGGAACGTTTGTCTGTTGACTACGGCAAAAAGTCCAAGTTAGAATTTGCAATCTATCCAGCACCCCAAGTATCCACCGCTGTCGTTGAGCCATACAATTCCATCCTGACAACACATACcacacttgagcacagtgattgTGCTTTTATGGTCGACAACGAAGCCATCTACGACATCTGCCGTCGTAACCTGGACATCGAACGTCCATCATACACAAATTTGAACCGTTTGATCGGTCAGATTGTGTCTTCCATAACCGCCTCTCTTCGTTTTGATGGCGCTCTAAACGTAGATTTGACCGAGTTCCAGACCAATTTGGTTCCTTATCCGCGTATCCATTTCCCTCTTGCGACGTACGCGCCTGTTGTATCCACTGAAAAAGCTTACCACGAGCAGCTGAGTGTTGCAGAAATCACAAACGCCTGCTTTGAACCTGCCAATCAGATGGTGAAGTGTGATCCACGTCACGGCAAATACATGGCCTGTTGTCTGCTTTACCGAGGTGACGTTGTGCCTAAAGATGTCAATGCAGCAATTGCTACAATCAAGACCAAACGATCCATCCAGTTTGTTGACTGGTGTCCAACTGGATTCAAGGTTGGAATCAACTACCAACCACCAACCGTGGTTCCTGGTGCTGATCTGGCTAAGGTACAGCGTGCTGTATGTATGTTGAGCAACACCACAGCCATCGCCGAAGCATGGGCTCGTCTTGACCACAAGTTTGATTTGATGTACGCAAAGCGCGCATTTGTCCACTGGTACGTTGGCGAAGGCATGGAAGAGGGCGAGTTCGCAGAAGCACGTGAAGATTTAGCAGCACTTGAAAAAGACTACGAAGAAGTCGGTGTCGATTCCGCAGATGACGCCGGTGAAGAAGGCGAGgagtattaa
- the LOC140055601 gene encoding tubulin alpha-1B chain-like: MGLTNVQRDCLSIHIGQAGVQTGNACWELYCLEHGIDANGRKSTTIELDDSSCKTFFNELESGKHVPRAIFVDLEPTAIDEIRTGRYKRLFSPRQMINDKEDAANNFARGRYSVGKRVIDNVMEQVRKLADQCSSLQGCLIFNSLGGGTGSGFTSLLMDELSKEFSKINKFMFSIHPSPLVSTAVVEPYNAVFAMKSAVDESDCSFVFDNEAIYEICRRDLDIERPSYLNLNRLIVQTISSITASLRYQGVLNFDMSELQTNLVPFPRIHFVSSAFAPTLSSEKSFHQTCSIPEITSYCFEKGSQMVKCNHQNGHYMSCCLLYRGDVVPTDVNIAVSNLRHNKNIQFVDWCPTGFKVSINHQTPTNFPNDDQAKMQRAVCMISNNTAISESWARLDHKFDLMYAKRAFIHWYVGEGMEEGEFTDARYDMACLEKDYQEIMMDTDESSSEEQF, from the exons ATGGGCCTGACAAAC GTTCAACGTGATTGTCTATCTATTCACATTGGGCAAGCCGGGGTACAGACAGGCAATGCATGCTGGGAATTGTATTGTCTTGAGCACGGTATAGACGCAAATGGACGCAAATCAACGACTATAGAACTCGACGACTCATCTTGTAAAACGTTCTTTAACGAACTAGAGTCTGGAAAACACGTCCCACGAGCAATCTTCGTTGATTTAGAGCCAACTGCTATAg atGAGATTCGAACCGGACGTTATAAACGTCTTTTCAGTCCACGTCAAATGATTAACGACAAAGAAGATGCTGCCAACAACTTCGCAAGAGGGCGTTACTCGGTGGGAAAACGCGTTATCGATAACGTCATGGAACAAGTTAGAAAATTG GCCGACCAGTGCAGCAGTTTACAAGGATGTCTAATATTCAACAGTTTAGGAGGAGGGACAGGTTCCGGCTTCACGTCCTTACTAATGGACGAGCTTTCTAAAGAATTTTCCAAGATAAATAAGTTTATGTTTTCCATTCATCCGTCACCTCTCGTTTCAACTGCTGTTGTAGAGCCATATAATGCAGTATTTGCGATGAAATCGGCCGTAGATGAGAGTGATTGTTCTTTTGTATTTGACAACGAAGCAATTTACGAGATCTGCAGGCGAGATCTTGACATTGAGCGTCCATCCTACTTGAACTTAAATCGTCTAATTGTACAGACAATATCGTCAATAACCGCTTCGTTAAGATACCAAGGAgttttgaactttgacatgAGTGAGCTCCAAACAAACTTAGTTCCTTTTCCGAGAATCCACTTCGTTTCGTCAGCTTTTGCACCAACATTATCTTCAGAGAAATCTTTTCACCAAACGTGTTCAATCCCAGAAATTACCAGCTACTGTTTTGAAAAAGGTAGTCAAATGGTCAAATGTAATCATCAGAATGGTCACTACATGTCATGTTGCCTGCTCTACCGCGGTGACGTAGTACCAACGGACGTTAATATTGCAGTTTCGAACTTAAGACACAACAAGAACATTCAGTTTGTTGACTGGTGTCCAACTGGTTTTAAAGTTAGTATAAACCACCAAACTCCGACAAACTTTCCAAATGACGACCAAGCAAAAATGCAACGTGCCGTCTGCATGATCAGCAATAATACCGCCATTTCCGAGTCCTGGGCGCGTCTTGACCACAAGTTCGACCTGATGTACGCGAAGCGCGCGTTTATCCATTGGTATGTTGGCGAAGGAATGGAAGAAGGCGAGTTTACTGATGCTCGATATGACATGGCGTGCTTAGAAAAAGATTACCAAGAAATTATGATGGACACTGATGAATCAAGTAGTGAAGAACAATTTTag